From Arachis hypogaea cultivar Tifrunner chromosome 3, arahy.Tifrunner.gnm2.J5K5, whole genome shotgun sequence:
atcgggacaagtcaaattcctcatagtaggaatagactacttcacaaaatggatcgaggcagaacccctaacCAACGCCACAGCTCAAAAAAGTCagaaatttctatatagaaacatcatcacaaggttcggagttccatactccatcactacagacaatggtacccagttcacagacgcaggcttcagaaaactagccgCCGAtttgaatataaaacaacaattcacctttgttgagcacccccaagccaataggcaagctgaagctgctaacaaagttatattaacagggttaaaacagagattacaggatgcaaagggagcctgggctgaggagctcccgcaagttctatgggcatatcgaacgactccACATTCCACGACAAAGGAGTCACCTTTCTGATTAGCTTACAGAATGGAGGCGATGATcctagtggaggtcgaagaaggatcacccagagtaatccGTTTTAGCGAAAAagccaattcccaacttcaaagggaagagctcgacttactttcgaaaatccgagaaagagctcggataagggaagaggcgTTGAAATGACGAATGGCCTCCAGATACAACCGAAAAGTAATACAGCGGGCCTTTGCTGaagacgacctcatcctaatccgaaatgacataggtacaactcgacctggagaaggaaagctggcagcaaactggaaaggacccttccgagtcgtagaagtactgggaaagggctactacaggctttccgaactcgacgggcgagagcttcctaggtcatggcacgcctgcaacctaagaaggtactatagctagggatgataaaagatcttggacaaggtgcactctttttcctgaaaaaggttttttaacgaggcgcacagccaagacctacaaatcacctgacttaggaaattaaccccccatgtatatttgcattctcttttaataaaatttgttcagattctctacaaacgctcaagtcgtattattctgaaacattcatcgcccgattataaagctacagatcgacagaaagagaaaaccaaattcactgcgtGATCACGATAAAAATGAGGGTTaaaacccaaattctacaaaatcggcaaagatgaaaacagaataatgcaagaagttatagaaagtgattcatagaaaggacctgacgaggtcctaataaaatggattgctataaaataacttaaagactggccggcacaaaaagtcggaccagccacaacaactcaagttataagtaaagccctggaaagaggtctagccaaccctataaaagaggattactataacttcgaagagcccgacatgatgaagtcggacttCTACAAAAAGCTACAaggataatccctgaaagagacctgaacaaggtccaagaaagaggattatcaagtaacgcgagagggcccgacatgacgaagtcggcccaaaataataagttacaaagataatccctgaaagagacctgaacaaggtccaagaaagaggattatcaagtaacttgacagggcccgacatgacgaagtcggcccagaaaaataagttacaaagataatctctgaaagagacccgaacaaaggtccaagaaagaggattattaagttactcgacagggcccgacatgacaaagtcggcccagaaagataagttacaaagataatcctagaaagagacctgaataaggtccaagaaagaggattatcaagtaactcgacagggcccgacatgacgaagtcggcccagaaagataagttacaaagataatctctgaaagagacctgaacaaggtccaagaaagaggattatcaagtaactcgacagggcccgacatgacgaagtcggcctagaaagatgtaaagctacaaaaggtaatccccgaaagagacctgaacaaggtccaagaaagaggattaccaagtaacccGACAggacccgacatgatgaagtcaggcCCAGGACACAAATTACAAAAATAGTCCCCAAATGAGACCTAAATGAGGTCCAAAAAGGAGGATTACAAACAAAATCCCAGCCTACGAAGGTACCAAGATGAATGCAAGCAGACATGATATAAAAACTACTAAGTTATGATAATAGCAaacttcagaggccaccaaaatcagcccCAGAATCtcggaaactactttgtttttcaaaataaagttgctaaacaagcaaccaaaagaaGTACCAACAGTCAGCAAAACACCATTTACAAGATAAAGAGTTCAACatcccacaagccgggctatttaCATTAAACATGAAGAAAACTCAGTCAACATTAGAAGACTTCTCAGCAGCATCAactcggggtgaaggaggacgagtctgaagaggcaccgcatctaccgtcccatcatcTCGGTTCAAGATTTGGCAATCCGATTCCCCTTCTGGGCGATTGATCCCAGCAGTAGAAGTCGAAAAAGTCGGCACAACAGAAGTCTTGGTAGCAGGCAGTGAAGgacgatcatcatcatcatcatcgggatTGTCAGGGACAATTTTACCATCCTTAACAATATTGTCCAGGCTGATAAGGGAAAGGTCGAGATCTGGCGCAAGAACTCGAAATCACTCTTTCAGATTCTCATAAACCGTAGTAACACTACCTACAAGATGACTTTGAAGTTCGGTGTAATCGGCCTGAACAGATTCCAACCTACTCCTGAACTCCATCATCTCTCTATAAGtagtaacatagctatccttatgttttagCGCCGTATCCTCGGCCAGTTGCGTGGCAGCCGCCAGACCAACAGCCCGGGCCTTTTTTCCCTTCAGCTCCTTTTCCAGCTCGATCACTTTCACCTCGAGCTCttccttcaaacccttaattcgGTCAAACTCtgattttgcctcctccataaaagccttggtagcatggatagaaagatcttgagcagttcggtataaagttgctcccatgtgtgccagtgTAATACCACTCCGAGTAATAAAATCTAGATGATGAAGAATGAATACATCGTCGATAGGCATGACACCAAAAGGAGCAATCTGTTGGTCTACAAACCCAATAGCTTTAAAGTTGGGAGCACCAAGATTAAACGGCTCGACAGtccgaggtctttttggaggaggagcgaCTGAAGGAGCAGAGGTACCAACTGAAGTCTGAGGTGGATCGACCAAACGAACCCAGGGAGTCGAGATCATCCTCCTCAGCCCAGGAGAGCTCGGGACAGACGGCTTCGACAAAACCTGGGAGGACCCTTCTTCGACCACCTTGGTCGGGACGTTTTGAGCCGCggtagccttcctcgccttcttaaaggcctttagtgagtcattattcttcgacatctttgaaaaacaagaaaaatacaaCTTATGAATATCCAGAAAAGAAAGCAGAAAACAAAAGACATGGGAACACTGTTTATAAAATACCCAGCACAGCACGAATCAAGGATGGATCCCCCAGAAATTTCTTGGTCTCAAggtgaggaggttccccccaaatatcctccaaagcagcgacaaaggcctgctcgacctcatctaacatctcccaggtatacctagatacaactacattcctctgccactctaaaggaaaatgAGGCTTGCCATTCTCATCCAGGAAGaaaggacgagctccttcaacagctcggatcttgaaaaagtaattcttaaaatcacgaaaagactcatcatacatggagaagactttatgtccctgggccgacctaaaagaaatccaagaagctttctttttggtagttccaggcttggtcaacacgAACAGATACAGAAAAAGGGTTAAAGAGGGCTTAACACCGAATTCATGACAAACCAtatgaaaaatcttaataaaaccccaagaattcggatgaagtTGAGATGGGGCCatgttacaagaccacaacaggtcggtctcaaaggaagtaaaaggaagggtaatatccATCTGGCTAAAGAAGAAATCATATGCATAAAAGAAAGGTCGCTCCCCTGGGTCGGAATAGGAAAACAGACCCTGTCATCAGAATTGGGTGCCACCAACTCATAGTTGCGTTCTTGATTCTCACTACTACATATCCGATGGTGTTTCCTAAGCTCCGTGCAAAATTCCGCATTAGCTAGGGATACACACAACAACACCAGGGAGTCCAACTAGttggacatcccctcaggaatcTTAGAGGAcacctcaacaatatttttgcaagatgacatggccaactaatcctacaaacaaAAGGCAACGGGTTACTAACCCAAAAAAAATTCGGAAAAAATGGAAGCAACTCGGACAAACGCGACCTTAAGTACGcaaaacagcaaaaggaaaaccccaagacgcacaccaaggtcctggggcatcctttggaggcaataacagagTGAAATCTCAGAAAAAGCCACAAAAAGATAAAACTCTCTCCCAAAGAAATAGCGTCCCAAGGAGAAAAAGACGAAGAGTTGGAGAAAGGTCATCAACCAGTATAGCAATATCATCAATGAAGCAAAAAACTTATCAAAGGACAACCTTTTTCCAAAACTATAGTACGAAAATCAAACGACAAACACACGAAGCCCCAAACGGAAATCAGAATCAGGAAAAAGGTCCAAAGCGAAAGAAGATCAGGAAACAGGGCATCACAGTAATAAACCAAGtacagaaacaaagaaaaaattcaaGCTTCCCAACATACATGATCAGAACATcatcaaaagaataaaaaacaaagCAGCAGAAATAAACAGTGAAGAGAAAGCAAAAACCAAcctggaagaaggaagaaagcttTGAAAAGGAACAGCAAAGAATCGACCACGAAACGGAAGCACCAAGCGAATGCCAAAGCGTCACAGAGAGAAAACGAGAAGTGCAGGACAGGAAACGGCGAAAAAAGAAGGGAAGTTACAGGGAAAAAGAAAACCGTCTCTTggatacaaaatttaaaataaaagaaaccaAGAGAaatggggcattaaaaaccaattaatgagggcattaaaaccctcgcacattcaAAGGCTAGGATGCTAATACAAAAGTGCGCGCTCTCAGAGGAAGcgaaacgttccgcattcaaaaaggaactctacaaagataaagtcgacaaaatgctcgagtttggcTTCACCCGATAAGGTTCGAAGTCCTAAAAACTAAGACTCTACCTCCCAATAAAGactgagctcgagcaggggcactgttcataccctgggtcgagctgtccgacccgggatattCTACAAacaaagcgaccaacctcttcaggtcaggacgacccgacctcttctcagagagctcggccaagtcaacaggaaagcccaaagaagagCCCTAACAGAGGACCGTGTACCAAATCCCAAGGCAGTCCAAACTCGTAGGGAGAAGGGCGGTTcctttgaagataagatgacctcactcaaaagataaagataagataaagataactaacgtatcttatctaagaaggtcactctacactattataaatacgctggagcacccaggtataactcatactctgattctactcaatacctacttaatacccttgctaacttaagcattggagtcccttgcaggtaccccccaccctccggggatgaaggaccagctccaccaccaagtccatcaaggcggacacaacagctccgactagTACAGaggatctcgtctgagatcgacctacagtttcaggtaaccctcggaacaccttCCGAGCTTCAAGCATTTACAAAAAACTAAGTATGATACAATCGGAGTGAGGAGAAGTTCCAAGTATTTAGTAAATCAACTCCCTCCAGAGTTTGTAGAGAGTATGCACCTCAGCCGTGCACCTTTATAACTCGGAAAGGGTCTTCCCAGTTGGCGGTGAGCTTGCCTTGCCCCCATGGTTTTCAGATGTCTTCGAAGTGTCTGACAACGAGGTCTCCTTGTTGTAGCAGCTAAGGTTTGACCTTCCTATTATACTTGCGTTGAATCATGAGTTGCATTGCTTCGTGTCTTATCCTTGCCTCCTCTCGCACTTCCTTCAGTGTGTCTAGTTCGGCGTTTCTTGTTTAGTCATTTGTGTCCTCGTCGAAATGGTTTGTTCTGATTGATCCTTGAGAAATTTTCACAGGAATCATGCCGTCGGATCCGAACATTAGTTTGAAAGGTGTTTTCTTGGTTGAGCTTTGTGGGGGTGGTGTTGTATCCTCAAAGTATCTTGAGTATTAGTTCGGAACATTGTCCTTTTGTgaatgttatttttttctttaaaggcTAAAAAATGACCTTGTTAGCTGCTTCGGCGAGCCCATTGGTCtgtgggtgctcgaccgatgAAAAATGGtgttttatatttagattttgtaAAAAAGAAGCTATTTTCTTATCATTGACCTACTTACCGTTATCAGTTACAATATCCATATTGGCATATAATAAATTTCCAAATGAAACTTTTTACCTTGTCCGATATTATTTTTGCTAGTGGTTGGGTttctatccactttgtaaagtagtcgATTGCCACTAGTAGGAATTTTACCTGAacctttgaaattagaaaaagaccGAGTATATCAAGCCCCCCCTGTGGAATTCCCATCCAATCTCTAAGGTATGTAACTTCTTGGCTAGGTTATGGATGATCGACGCACATTTTTGGCAATTATCACATCTTCGGACCTTATCCAAGCAGTCTTTCTTTAGTGATGGCCAGTAGCATCTTGCTCTCAGTATCTTTGCTGCGAGGCTTCGGCCTCCTATGTGTGTGCCAGAAATTCCTTTATGTGCCTCCGCCATTGCTAGGGTGGTGTCTTTGTTCGCAGGCATTTGAGCAAGGGTCgggagaatcctcttctgtaaaTATCATCACCAATAATGGTAAAGAAACTTGCTCTCCTCTAAAAGATTTTAGGGTTTCTTTCTGTCTGTGGTATTGTTCCATGTTTCAAAAAGTTGACATAAGGGGTTTTCCAATCTTTCACCTGTGACAAACTCATAACAATGTTGTGGCATGTACTGGGTTGTTCCAATGTTATTTGTGACAAATTAGATTGTATCCCTGGTTTCTTGATGTAGCTAACCTGGAATACGTCATTTACATGTTGAACTACTATCAGGGAAACGCAATAGACCTTGATGTGTTGTATTCCACACTCTTTAGCTAGGCGTAGGCCAGCTAAGAGTGCTTCGTATTCAAATTGGTTGTAGCTGACCGAGAACATGTACTTTATTGATTGCTCTGTTGAGACTCCCTCCTTATCCCTGAGGACTATTCCGGCTCCACTGCCGTCTTCGTTTGATGCGCTGTCTATATACAGCTCCCATTCTGGGTGGATATCTGCAGTTGAGGTCAGCTCTGCGATGAAGTTGGCTAGTGTTTGGGATTTTAACGAGCCTCGAGTTTGGTATTCTATATCATGTTCGGAGAACTCAATGGACTATTTGGTTAGCCTTCTCGCGAGGTTGGGCTTTGTCAACACTTGTCGCAATAGTTGATTTGTTCACATGATAATCTTGTGACTTTGGAAATAGTGTCTTAAATGTTGGGCTGTGACTACTAGAGCATAGGCCACCTTTTCGATGATCGGATACCGTGTTTCTGCATTTTGTAAGATTTTGTTGAAAGATATAGATAGAGTAGGTTACCAGTTGTTGGCTTTGTTAATATTGGAGGAGATGATAGGTTCGCTTAAACTTGTTGACTTTTGCAATATGTTGAAGAAGTGATTTGATCTTGCTGCCATCATTGTTGATGCCTGTTTTATTTTTAGTCCTGTATTGTAACATTGCCTTGCTTCTTTCCTATCCAAATGCACTATTGTTATGGCCCCTTCCCATGAACAAAACTTGACACACAAGTGAATAGTGGAGACTATGTCTCCAAAAGTATTTAAGGATGGTCTTCCTAAGATAATGTTATAAGGGCTAAAATAGTCGACAATTAAGTATTGGATGTCTAAGGTTTTTGAGTGAGGATACTCCCATAAGGTCGTCCACACCCAAACATAACCTGTTATAGGACTCTTTTTCCAGAGAATCCGACTAATTCACTGGAAGATGGTTGTAGCACTTTTTCATTCAGTTGCATATTTTTGAAGGTAGATAGGAACATCACGTCAGCACTGCTTCCCGAAATAACCACAGGATCGTCAAGGTTAGGTCGGCCATCTTTCTGACCTCTGCCAAGAGGGTAGCATTCATAGCCACTAACTCCTCGTTAGTGGGAGGAGGAGTTGCAGATATGACTTCTTCGGCCATAGTCCTGCAAAGAAAAGATAAAGTGAGATATATGGGGGGTTAGAAAAAACTGGGTTCCAAGGTGGGTGCCAAATGTTTTTGTCCGGGACTTGGCTCCAAAGTATAGGTCAGCGTCAGCTGGAAAAGTGCTAATGACGTCCTTTTTCGATATGCTGCACCGAAAACTCCTTCCTCATCTGAGCAATGTGAAAtacctgcaaaaaggactctgatgcttaagtcagtTCCAAACAAAGAATCAACAATATTGTGACTTTTGTAGCTGTGTTTGTGTTTGTATTCATTGTTTTTAGACTTTCTATACAGCGCTATTTAAATTCGGGAAGTGTGGCCGTTCTCAGTTCAAGATCCCTAATAAAATATTCGAGCTAAATCTCAAATATTTCTTTTAGGGCTGTGTGATTTTATTTTGACCTAATAGTAGGTGTGCCATTTGTTAGTCGTGGTCTATCCAAAATATGATATCGGACCGATTTTATAGGTACgaatcaattattattattgcgTCAATAATTTAGTATATTTATTACCAAAtatcagtaaaaaaaattatccaatAAAATACTTCAAATAACTAACCCatccttaaaaaaaagatttattcCAATTACAAATTCACCACTTGATCCGTTAAGTCTATTGGccaaaaaatagtttaaaaacaCCCCTTCATTGAACATATTTGATTAGCAATGTAATTATCCTTACATGAAAAGCGCTGCTTCTGATCACTTTCTGCGGTTTTGCTTGCATGAACTGAACTAATCACAGTATCTTTTCCTCCACGCGTCGCACAGTAGGACAAACACCTAATATCCATATGTGTGGATGTCTCAACCGAAGCACACCATAGAATTTTCCGAGTATATTTCCTTCGTATTCCACATTCCACAATGTACTCAGACAGACtagagggaaaaagaaaaaaaaaaatgagtGGCCATCTTTTGTGATAGATAATTGTGACGAATAACTAACAAACGAGACTGCAGCAACAGAGTGTCATCTACTACTTTCAGTAGTAACCATAACCATGTCCATAAGCATCCACAATCTTCCTCGCTCTTCTGGTACTCCtatccttcttctttttcatcctaTTGTTTAATTAATGTTCCACTTCCATCAACTTCCTAATTCAATCAATATTCTCATTTATGTATCTAATTCTGGTTTTCAAGCTGAAAACTAGTCATATATGCCTCTGATTTAGGTATTCTGAGAATCAGAGTTTCTGGAAATAGATTATTCcgcaagaatggaaataagtgttCGGGAGCGGGATCTATATCGTGTTCGGCTGGCGCTAGGAATGATGATTTTCTTCCTTCCATTAATCAATTAAGCGATGCACGCCTCATTTATTCTGTTGCTTCATCCATGGGCCATAACCAGGTCCATTCTCCTTTTACTTTGAGTTACCACTTGCCACTTGCCACACTATCTTTGACTCTCCACATGTAATTGAAAATTCCGATTATTATACCAATTCTAATAAACAGGAGTCTCATCCAGAATCACATTTTAGAGTTCCTGCAATTGTCGATGCCCTACAAGAAATGCACCTCACTTCAAAGGTACTCTACTCAAGACTATGTATATTTACTATTTATTCTGATAACGAATCTCACTTCGAAATTTGGTCAAAAGAATAAGGTTTTTGCCTAACTGAGAATTTGCAATGTTTTCCATTTGATTGAAGGACAAATCAACTTCTGATCCCCAGGCCATTGCATTTTTTTGTGGCTATACATTTGTGAACATCAGTCATCAATATAGAGATGGTTTAAGGATATTATTGACTTGAATGGATGATATCATAGGACCGTATTATGATTAGCCATACTTGTGTAGTCTAATCAAATTATAAAGAATTTTAATTTCcacatttattttatgttatgatTGATTCAGTTTCGTGGCTCTGAGGTAATTGAACTTCAAAATTTCGAGCCAGCTTCAGTAGATGACATTGCAAGTGTGCATGCAAGAGCTTATGTTTCTGGCCTTGAGAAGGTAACCCCTTGTGTTGAAAGTTTTCCAGTGCTTCGATTATTCCATTGATGGATATTTACGTCTAATAGATGTCTCACTTGTGTCTTCTGACTACTCCATTCTCTTCTATTCTTGGTTATTACTTCAAAATTTCACCATGACTATACATCTATACCTTGGCCCTGATTCTCTGAACATTAAGCATTTCATTCAGCAACAGTCTTTTCCCATTAGTCAgggcatagtttttttttttctgtgatCCATAGGCAGTTCATGTGTTGTTTTTAATCCAAATTTTCATGGCACAGAAAATTTCAGTTCTGAAGGTtggcattattttaaatttacttTCACAGGCTATGGATCAAGCATCCGAGAAGGGTCTAATTTTCATTGATAGTTCTGGACCAACCTATGCTACTGCTACTGTAAGATCTTCCTTTCATTCATTCATACTTAATGGTGCTTGCTGAAAATCATTCTATGCTCAGTACTTGACATTTATACTGCAGAAAATTATGATGGTTGtccttttagttaattaattttttgctttcttatgatgataataatgatgcAGACCTACCGGGAGTCAATTGTTGCTGCTGGTGCTGGATTAGCCTTAGTTGACTCAGTGGTGATCTCTCAACCTGGCATGTCAATCTCTTGGTGATAATCTGTTTATGTTTTTTGGGGAGGGGTAAGTGGGTGGATATGGATACATGCATATCTGTTTCTTCTTTTGATGTACATAATGGAAATGACTTCATTCTTTGTTGGAAATTTCGGTTATGCTTTAGTAGAGACAGATATTGACTGACAATTGGATGCATGTACCTTTATGATTTCCTTCAGTTTTTGCATGGGTGGGGAGTCACAAATATAACGAGTTTGGCAACTTAGTTCTTGGTGTTCCTGATTGTTTCTTTTTTCCTTCCAGTGTTCAGTACATTCTGAGTTGTAGGAGATATAAAATTCACTCTTGGCTTCTACCTAATATAGTTGATCTTTATAGAAAATGTTTCAAGAATTGTAGGGAGCTAGCTATTGTATGTATTATGATGGATGTAAATTTCTATTATTCACTTTATATTCAGGTTGCAGCTTCAAAGATAAGTAGAGATCCACCTACTGGTTTTGCTTTGATAAGACCACCGGGACACCATGCTGTTCCACAAGGACCAATGGGCTTCTGTGTTTTTGGAAATGTGGCCATTGCAGCTCGTTATGCTCAGCGTGTTCATGGACTAAAGCACGTCTTCATAATTGACTTTGATGTT
This genomic window contains:
- the LOC112791105 gene encoding histone deacetylase 14, chloroplastic isoform X2 gives rise to the protein MSISIHNLPRSSGILRIRVSGNRLFRKNGNKCSGAGSISCSAGARNDDFLPSINQLSDARLIYSVASSMGHNQESHPESHFRVPAIVDALQEMHLTSKFRGSEVIELQNFEPASVDDIASVHARAYVSGLEKAMDQASEKGLIFIDSSGPTYATATTYRESIVAAGAGLALVDSVVAASKISRDPPTGFALIRPPGHHAVPQGPMGFCVFGNVAIAARYAQRVHGLKHVFIIDFDVHHGNGTNDAFYDDPDIFFLSIHQDGSYPGTGKFDEVGSGAGEGTTLNLPLPGGSGDTTMRTVFDEVIVPCAQRFKPDIILVSAGYDGHVLDPLANLQYTTGTYYTLASNIKQLSKELCGGRCVFFLEGGYNLKSLSYSVADTFRALLGDPSLASEFDDPNILYEEPSTKVKQAIQRIKSIHSL
- the LOC112791105 gene encoding histone deacetylase 14, chloroplastic isoform X1 encodes the protein MSISIHNLPRSSVIYASDLGILRIRVSGNRLFRKNGNKCSGAGSISCSAGARNDDFLPSINQLSDARLIYSVASSMGHNQESHPESHFRVPAIVDALQEMHLTSKFRGSEVIELQNFEPASVDDIASVHARAYVSGLEKAMDQASEKGLIFIDSSGPTYATATTYRESIVAAGAGLALVDSVVAASKISRDPPTGFALIRPPGHHAVPQGPMGFCVFGNVAIAARYAQRVHGLKHVFIIDFDVHHGNGTNDAFYDDPDIFFLSIHQDGSYPGTGKFDEVGSGAGEGTTLNLPLPGGSGDTTMRTVFDEVIVPCAQRFKPDIILVSAGYDGHVLDPLANLQYTTGTYYTLASNIKQLSKELCGGRCVFFLEGGYNLKSLSYSVADTFRALLGDPSLASEFDDPNILYEEPSTKVKQAIQRIKSIHSL